The following proteins are co-located in the Labrys monachus genome:
- the kdpA gene encoding potassium-transporting ATPase subunit KdpA, whose product MSLNGWLQIILLFAAVLLAVKPLGAFMAHVFEGRRTFLSPILSPVETGFYRLSGIDPDREQNWLTYTLAMLMFSAAGFIVMYAIFRLQAYLPLNPQGFDNLTPDLAFNTSVSFLTNTNWQSYAGEQTMSNFSQMFALTVHNFMSAATGIALAIAVTRAFARSGAKTVGNFWVDLTRCTLYVLLPLAIIVAIAFIAAGIPQTLLGAVDATTLEGAKQTIALGPIASQEAIKQLGTNGGGFLNANSAHPFENPSALANYLSIFSMLAISSALVYTFGRMVGNLRQGWALLAAMAIILIAGVGIVYWAETYGNPILAHLGVDPALGNMEGKEIRFGQAMTALFVAATTGLSCGAVNAMHASLTPLGGMVPLFLIQLGEVLPGGVGSGLYGMIVFAVLTVFIAGLMVGRTPEFLGKKIEAREMKFAMLAILILPTAILGFTGVSAMLPFAVSQIANGGPHGLTEILYAYSSAVGNNGSAFAGLSANTPWFNTTLGIAMVAGRFGYVVPVMAIAGSLAAKTKVPASAGTFPTHTPLFVGLLVGIILIVGGLQFFPALALGPIVEHFLMLAGKTF is encoded by the coding sequence ATGTCCCTGAACGGATGGCTCCAGATCATCCTTCTGTTCGCGGCGGTCCTGCTGGCGGTCAAGCCGCTGGGCGCCTTCATGGCCCACGTCTTCGAGGGCCGCAGAACCTTCCTGTCGCCGATCCTGTCTCCGGTCGAGACGGGCTTCTACCGCCTGTCGGGCATCGATCCCGACAGGGAGCAGAACTGGCTCACCTACACGCTGGCCATGCTGATGTTCAGCGCCGCCGGCTTCATCGTCATGTACGCGATCTTCCGCCTGCAGGCCTATCTGCCGCTCAATCCGCAGGGCTTCGACAATCTGACGCCGGATCTCGCGTTCAACACCTCGGTGAGCTTCCTCACCAACACGAACTGGCAGTCCTATGCCGGCGAACAGACGATGAGCAATTTCAGCCAGATGTTCGCGCTGACGGTGCACAACTTCATGTCGGCCGCGACCGGCATCGCCCTCGCCATCGCCGTCACCCGGGCCTTCGCCCGCTCGGGCGCCAAGACGGTCGGCAATTTCTGGGTCGATCTCACGCGCTGCACGCTCTATGTGCTGCTGCCCCTCGCCATCATCGTCGCCATCGCCTTCATCGCCGCCGGCATCCCGCAGACCCTGCTCGGCGCGGTCGACGCCACCACGCTGGAGGGAGCCAAGCAGACCATCGCTCTCGGACCGATCGCCAGCCAGGAAGCCATCAAGCAGCTGGGCACCAATGGCGGCGGCTTCCTCAACGCCAATTCGGCCCATCCCTTCGAGAATCCGTCGGCGCTCGCCAATTATCTCTCGATCTTCTCGATGCTCGCGATCTCCTCGGCGCTGGTCTACACCTTCGGCCGGATGGTCGGAAACCTGCGCCAGGGCTGGGCGCTGCTGGCCGCCATGGCCATCATCCTGATCGCCGGCGTCGGCATCGTCTACTGGGCCGAGACCTATGGCAATCCGATCCTCGCCCATCTCGGCGTCGATCCGGCTCTCGGCAATATGGAAGGCAAGGAGATCCGCTTCGGCCAGGCGATGACCGCGCTGTTCGTCGCCGCGACGACGGGCCTCTCCTGCGGCGCCGTCAACGCCATGCACGCCTCGCTCACGCCGCTCGGCGGCATGGTCCCGCTCTTCCTGATCCAGCTCGGCGAAGTGCTGCCGGGCGGCGTCGGATCCGGTCTCTACGGCATGATCGTCTTCGCCGTGCTCACCGTGTTCATCGCCGGCCTGATGGTGGGGCGCACCCCCGAATTCCTCGGCAAGAAGATCGAGGCGCGCGAGATGAAATTCGCCATGCTGGCGATCCTCATCCTGCCGACCGCCATCCTCGGCTTCACCGGCGTCTCGGCCATGCTGCCCTTCGCCGTCTCGCAGATCGCCAATGGCGGCCCGCACGGGCTGACCGAGATCCTCTACGCCTATTCCTCCGCCGTCGGCAACAACGGCTCGGCCTTCGCCGGCCTGTCGGCCAATACGCCCTGGTTCAACACCACCCTGGGCATCGCCATGGTCGCCGGACGCTTCGGCTATGTCGTGCCGGTGATGGCCATCGCCGGCTCGCTCGCCGCCAAGACCAAGGTGCCCGCCTCGGCCGGCACCTTCCCGACCCATACGCCGCTGTTCGTCGGCCTTCTCGTCGGCATCATCCTGATCGTCGGCGGCCTGCAGTTCTTCCCCGCGCTCGCGCTGGGGCCCATCGTCGAGCACTTCCTGATGCTCGCCGGCAAAACCTTCTGA
- the kdpF gene encoding K(+)-transporting ATPase subunit F encodes MPARSTGSEGKPMFDPILGLVVALALAAYLVATLLKPERF; translated from the coding sequence ATGCCCGCGCGCTCGACAGGATCTGAGGGAAAACCGATGTTCGATCCCATCCTCGGCCTCGTCGTCGCCCTCGCGCTCGCCGCCTATCTCGTCGCAACGCTGCTGAAGCCCGAGCGCTTCTAG
- a CDS encoding AbrB/MazE/SpoVT family DNA-binding domain-containing protein: MLVAKWGNSLAVRLPASVVEALDLKEGDDIVINIADRRELEIARKPGREEFLKRLQALRGLLPADFTFVRDEANAP; this comes from the coding sequence ATGCTGGTCGCGAAGTGGGGAAACAGCCTGGCGGTCCGCCTTCCCGCCAGCGTCGTCGAGGCTCTCGACTTGAAGGAAGGCGACGACATCGTGATCAACATCGCCGATCGGCGCGAGCTGGAAATCGCCCGCAAGCCGGGACGCGAAGAATTTTTGAAGCGGCTGCAGGCCTTGCGCGGCCTTCTCCCGGCGGATTTCACCTTCGTCCGGGACGAGGCGAATGCCCCGTAG
- a CDS encoding cupin domain-containing protein, which produces MSPADIIARLGMTPHPEGGHYVETFRDTVSAEGRAASTAIYYLLQAGERSHWHRVDAAEIWHFHAGAPLALELSADGTNRTLLRLGVDLAAGERPQGVVPAGTWQAAASLGDWTLVGCTVAPGFRFEGFEMAAPEWEPR; this is translated from the coding sequence ATGTCTCCCGCCGACATCATCGCCCGTCTCGGCATGACGCCGCATCCGGAAGGCGGCCATTACGTCGAGACCTTCCGCGACACGGTGAGCGCGGAGGGCCGCGCGGCATCGACGGCGATCTATTACCTGCTGCAGGCCGGCGAACGCTCGCACTGGCATCGGGTCGACGCCGCCGAGATCTGGCATTTCCATGCCGGCGCGCCGCTCGCCCTCGAGCTTTCGGCCGACGGCACGAATCGGACGCTGCTGCGGCTCGGGGTCGACCTCGCAGCCGGCGAACGCCCGCAGGGCGTCGTGCCGGCCGGCACCTGGCAGGCGGCGGCGAGCCTCGGCGACTGGACGCTGGTCGGCTGCACCGTGGCGCCGGGCTTTCGCTTCGAAGGCTTCGAGATGGCCGCGCCCGAATGGGAGCCTCGTTAG
- the gloB gene encoding hydroxyacylglutathione hydrolase, with product MSALTELFLCRTDNFGVLIHDPSTGRTAAIDAPEAEAIEAALARRQWRLTDILVTHHHADHVEGIEALKASHGCRVVAAKADAHRIPAVDETVSEGDIVSVGSLEAKVIDTPGHTVGHIVYWFEGEKILFAADTLFSLGCGRLLEGTPADMWGSLQKLRALPDDTVLYCGHEYTLANARFALTVDPGNEALKKRAAEVETLRSQHRFTLPVTLWSEKRENPFLRADDPAIASAVGLDGADALTVFTEIRERKNRF from the coding sequence ATGAGCGCGCTGACCGAACTCTTCTTGTGCCGCACCGACAATTTTGGCGTCCTGATCCACGATCCGTCGACCGGGCGCACCGCCGCCATCGACGCCCCGGAAGCGGAGGCGATCGAAGCCGCCCTCGCCCGGCGGCAATGGCGCCTGACCGACATCCTGGTCACGCATCACCATGCCGACCACGTCGAGGGCATCGAGGCGCTGAAGGCCTCGCATGGCTGCCGCGTCGTCGCGGCGAAGGCCGACGCCCACCGCATTCCCGCCGTCGACGAGACGGTGAGCGAGGGCGACATCGTCTCGGTGGGATCGCTGGAGGCGAAGGTCATCGACACGCCCGGCCACACCGTCGGCCACATCGTCTACTGGTTCGAGGGCGAGAAGATCCTGTTCGCGGCCGATACGCTGTTCTCGCTCGGCTGCGGCCGCCTGCTCGAGGGCACGCCCGCCGACATGTGGGGCTCGCTGCAGAAGCTGCGCGCGCTTCCGGACGATACGGTGCTCTATTGCGGGCATGAATACACGCTCGCCAATGCGCGCTTCGCCCTCACGGTCGATCCCGGCAACGAGGCGCTGAAGAAGCGGGCGGCCGAGGTCGAGACCCTGCGCTCCCAGCACCGCTTCACCCTGCCGGTGACGCTGTGGTCGGAAAAGCGCGAGAATCCCTTCCTGCGTGCCGACGATCCCGCCATCGCCAGCGCGGTCGGCCTCGACGGCGCCGATGCGCTCACGGTGTTCACCGAGATCCGCGAACGCAAGAACCGGTTCTGA
- a CDS encoding HAL/PAL/TAL family ammonia-lyase, whose amino-acid sequence MAGEFMVIGDAPLTIDDVAAVARERRAITLSDAAKARIAAARAVIEKAIADDKPVYGLTTGLGAGVDTRLSPDDLAAFQRRVAFARAVGVGDAMPTDEVRAMMFARIAGMTVGRTGVSLAVPLALADALNAGLHPIVPSIGSVGAADLAPLAHMALALLGEGEAEVGGERFAGGRALERAGLGPVPIGPKDGHALVVANAASTGRGALALVDARLALDTLDRSAALSMEAFGANVSPLAEAVNAARPGPGQMAAAAAILALLVGGRLAGGGPGKRVQDPLSYRCVAPVHGAARTVFAEAEAMVALELNHSGDNPVIVDGQLVSNGNFDMTAFTLRFEALAQALSHAATISAQRALKLMSPHYSDQPRFLTPMGQSRTGFGTLQKAIGALEAEIRSRAQPATLALLHTADGVEDHSANAPAAITKLAESAERLRVLAACEMVVAAQAIDLRGEPSSLGHGTAGIHGFVRRHVDRLEEDRPSGPDVSRLAEAIRAGGWR is encoded by the coding sequence ATGGCAGGCGAGTTCATGGTGATCGGCGACGCGCCCCTGACGATCGACGACGTGGCGGCGGTCGCGCGCGAGCGCAGGGCCATCACCCTTTCCGATGCCGCGAAGGCGCGGATCGCGGCCGCCCGTGCCGTGATCGAGAAGGCGATCGCCGACGACAAGCCGGTCTATGGCCTCACCACCGGCCTCGGCGCCGGCGTCGACACCCGGCTTTCGCCGGACGACCTGGCGGCGTTCCAGCGCCGCGTCGCCTTCGCGCGTGCCGTCGGCGTGGGCGATGCGATGCCGACGGACGAGGTCCGCGCCATGATGTTCGCGCGCATCGCCGGCATGACGGTCGGGCGGACCGGCGTGTCCCTGGCGGTGCCGCTCGCTCTGGCGGATGCGCTGAATGCCGGGCTCCACCCGATCGTGCCCTCGATCGGCTCGGTCGGCGCCGCCGACCTGGCGCCGCTGGCGCATATGGCCCTGGCGCTTCTCGGCGAAGGCGAGGCGGAGGTCGGCGGAGAGCGCTTTGCCGGCGGCCGGGCGCTGGAACGGGCCGGCCTCGGGCCGGTGCCGATCGGCCCCAAGGACGGACACGCGCTGGTCGTCGCCAACGCCGCCTCGACCGGGCGCGGCGCGCTGGCGCTCGTCGATGCGCGGCTGGCGCTCGATACGCTGGACCGCTCCGCCGCCCTGTCGATGGAAGCCTTCGGCGCCAATGTCTCGCCCCTGGCGGAAGCGGTGAACGCGGCACGGCCCGGGCCGGGGCAGATGGCGGCGGCCGCGGCCATCCTGGCGCTGCTCGTCGGGGGAAGGCTCGCGGGCGGCGGACCCGGCAAGCGGGTGCAGGATCCGCTTTCCTATCGCTGCGTGGCGCCGGTGCACGGCGCGGCGCGGACGGTGTTCGCCGAAGCCGAGGCGATGGTGGCGCTGGAGCTCAACCATTCCGGCGACAATCCGGTCATCGTCGACGGACAGCTGGTTTCCAACGGCAATTTCGACATGACCGCCTTCACCCTGCGCTTCGAGGCGCTGGCGCAGGCCCTGTCCCACGCCGCGACGATCTCGGCGCAGCGCGCCCTGAAGCTGATGTCGCCCCATTATTCCGACCAGCCGCGCTTTCTCACCCCGATGGGGCAAAGCCGGACCGGCTTCGGCACGCTGCAGAAGGCGATCGGCGCGCTGGAGGCCGAGATCCGTTCGCGCGCCCAGCCCGCAACCCTGGCCTTGCTGCACACGGCCGACGGGGTCGAGGATCATTCTGCCAATGCGCCGGCCGCGATCACCAAGCTCGCCGAGAGCGCCGAGAGGCTGCGCGTGCTGGCGGCCTGCGAGATGGTGGTGGCGGCCCAGGCCATCGACCTGCGCGGCGAGCCGTCCTCCCTCGGGCATGGCACGGCCGGGATCCACGGCTTCGTGCGCCGCCATGTCGACAGGCTGGAGGAGGATCGTCCGAGCGGACCGGACGTCTCGCGCCTCGCGGAGGCGATCCGGGCCGGGGGATGGCGATGA
- a CDS encoding M48 family metalloprotease produces the protein MSKGGVWLRLGVLMVGLGLSSCASVGDNDPLPSPSVKATPVSLPVGAPRVIAPPTADDRESDRLLAAYGGAYRNAGLDRYLDDLVQRLAAQSDRPDIPYRLTVLNASSINAFALPSGRLYVTRGLLALANDDAEIAAVVAHEMAHVSARHALARANLERKSQLVSSVMTDVLHNTAGASASEQRAQISLASFSRQQELDADQIGIRTIAKAGFDPYGAVRFLTSMRRQVEARTRPATPDFLSTHPSTPERIDKANQEAQAFGPPGAGEHDRYRYLSVIDGLTYGEDPGQGYTQGRIFWQPRLGFTFTAPANFTLDNTPQAILGIDGNGRALRLDTVKPKEGQSLSAYLGSGWITGVDTGSITTVTINGSEAATGLARGQDWSFRLYAIRFDGDVYRLILAARTLDAPTDALFQETANSFRRMTAEEQRNVHPEHIDIVTVRAGDTLQSLSSRMVEPQDQLDHFLVLNGLDAGAQLKPGDRVKIVSQ, from the coding sequence ATGTCGAAAGGTGGGGTCTGGCTGAGGCTCGGCGTGCTGATGGTCGGGCTCGGCCTGTCGTCCTGCGCCTCGGTCGGCGACAACGACCCTCTTCCGTCTCCGTCCGTCAAGGCCACGCCGGTCTCCCTGCCGGTGGGAGCGCCGCGCGTCATCGCGCCGCCCACGGCGGACGACCGCGAAAGCGACCGGCTGCTGGCCGCCTATGGCGGGGCTTATCGCAACGCCGGCCTCGACCGCTATCTCGACGACCTCGTCCAGCGCCTTGCGGCCCAGTCCGACAGGCCGGACATCCCCTATCGCCTCACCGTGCTGAACGCCTCCTCGATCAATGCTTTCGCCCTGCCGTCGGGGCGGCTCTACGTCACCCGCGGCCTTCTGGCGCTCGCCAATGACGACGCCGAGATCGCGGCCGTCGTCGCCCATGAGATGGCGCATGTCTCGGCCCGGCACGCCCTCGCCCGCGCCAATCTCGAGCGTAAGTCGCAGCTCGTCTCCAGCGTGATGACCGACGTGCTGCACAATACGGCGGGCGCCTCGGCCAGCGAGCAGCGCGCGCAGATCAGCCTCGCGAGCTTCTCGCGCCAGCAGGAACTCGACGCCGACCAGATCGGCATCCGCACCATCGCCAAGGCCGGCTTCGATCCCTACGGCGCGGTCCGCTTCCTGACGTCCATGCGCCGGCAGGTGGAAGCGCGCACTCGTCCGGCCACGCCCGACTTCCTCAGCACCCATCCTTCGACGCCCGAGCGCATCGACAAGGCGAACCAGGAGGCGCAGGCCTTCGGGCCGCCCGGGGCGGGCGAGCACGACAGATACCGCTATTTGTCGGTCATCGACGGCCTGACCTATGGCGAGGATCCGGGCCAGGGCTATACGCAGGGGCGCATCTTCTGGCAGCCCCGCCTGGGCTTCACCTTCACCGCGCCGGCCAACTTCACGCTCGACAACACGCCCCAGGCGATTCTCGGCATAGACGGCAACGGCCGGGCCCTGCGCCTCGACACGGTCAAGCCCAAGGAGGGCCAGTCGCTTTCGGCCTATCTGGGCTCGGGCTGGATCACCGGCGTCGACACCGGCTCCATCACCACCGTGACCATCAACGGCAGCGAGGCGGCCACCGGCCTGGCCCGCGGCCAGGACTGGAGCTTCCGCCTCTACGCCATCCGCTTCGACGGCGACGTCTATCGCCTCATCCTCGCGGCGAGGACCCTCGATGCCCCCACGGACGCGCTGTTCCAGGAGACGGCGAACTCTTTCCGGCGCATGACGGCGGAGGAGCAGCGCAACGTCCACCCCGAACATATCGACATCGTCACCGTGCGGGCGGGCGACACGCTGCAGTCGCTCTCGTCCCGCATGGTCGAGCCGCAGGACCAGCTCGACCATTTCCTCGTGCTCAACGGCCTCGACGCCGGGGCGCAGCTCAAGCCGGGCGACCGGGTGAAGATCGTCTCGCAATAG
- a CDS encoding thermonuclease family protein, with the protein MRDDNRLTLADGRVVQIAGLDLASLRLPALAGRDAILLSAAPPDRHGALHAGLYVEGEDLALVLASQGRARIRPIPGEEACYGQLMTAEENARKARLGLWADPGYAIADANASESVARQADGFAILRGRIQHIGMTKTTVWIDFGRVWREDVTLAVPRKQWSRFEAAGLGQAALTGSVVRARGVVTMRDGPRIDITEPAAIERIAPGSD; encoded by the coding sequence ATGAGGGACGACAATCGCCTCACGCTCGCCGATGGCCGCGTGGTCCAGATCGCCGGTCTCGATCTGGCGTCCCTGCGCCTGCCGGCGCTCGCCGGCCGAGACGCCATCCTGCTGTCGGCCGCCCCGCCCGATCGGCACGGGGCCCTGCATGCGGGCCTTTATGTGGAGGGAGAGGATCTCGCCCTCGTCCTGGCCTCGCAGGGAAGGGCCCGCATCCGGCCGATTCCGGGCGAAGAGGCCTGTTACGGACAATTAATGACTGCGGAAGAAAATGCACGAAAAGCCCGTCTTGGCCTCTGGGCCGATCCGGGCTATGCAATCGCAGATGCGAACGCTTCCGAATCTGTTGCTCGCCAAGCGGATGGCTTCGCCATTTTGAGAGGTCGCATTCAGCATATCGGTATGACCAAGACGACGGTATGGATCGATTTTGGAAGGGTGTGGCGCGAGGATGTGACGCTTGCGGTGCCCCGCAAGCAATGGTCGCGCTTCGAGGCAGCCGGGCTTGGCCAGGCTGCGCTGACGGGAAGCGTCGTCCGCGCGCGGGGCGTCGTCACCATGCGTGACGGGCCGCGCATCGATATTACCGAGCCGGCGGCGATCGAACGCATTGCGCCGGGAAGCGATTGA
- a CDS encoding P-II family nitrogen regulator, whose product MKIVMAVIKPFKLEEVRDALTALGVHGLTVTEVKGYGRQKGHTEIYRGAEYAVSFLPKLKIEVAVASELVSKVIDAITAAAKTGQIGDGKIFVTPIETAVRIRTGERDGDAL is encoded by the coding sequence ATGAAGATAGTGATGGCCGTCATCAAGCCGTTCAAGCTCGAGGAAGTGCGCGACGCGCTCACCGCCTTGGGCGTGCATGGCCTGACAGTGACCGAGGTGAAGGGTTATGGCCGGCAGAAGGGACATACCGAGATCTATCGCGGCGCCGAATATGCCGTGAGCTTCCTGCCGAAACTGAAGATCGAAGTCGCGGTCGCCAGCGAACTGGTGAGCAAGGTGATCGACGCGATCACCGCCGCCGCCAAGACCGGCCAGATCGGCGACGGAAAGATCTTCGTCACGCCGATCGAGACGGCTGTCCGCATCCGCACCGGCGAGCGCGACGGCGACGCGCTCTGA
- a CDS encoding ammonium transporter encodes MALSRSLKYAVPAFIAAALLAMPALAQTAAAPAAPKIDTGDTAWMLTSTALVLMMTIPGLALFYGGMVRGKNVLATLGQSFACTALITVLWMVIGYSLAFTDGGSHQAYFGGFSYALLRPMGVNVTSALAPTIPESVYMCFQMTFAIITPALIAGAFADRMKFSAFLWFMGLWLIFVYCPIAHWVWGGGLLGGDGVLDYAGGTVVHLNAGTAALVSCLVIGKRVGYGTENMAPHNLVLSLIGASLLWVGWFGFNAGSAVTSNVNAGMAMAATQIATAAASLAWMFIEWIVAKKPSILGMISGAVAGLVAITPASGFVDPTGALCIGVLAGIVCYFSAVWMKRGFGYDDALDAWGVHGVGGALGAILTGVFASNAINSAGKGWLMDGNFGQIGIQAIGVVYTFVYCAIVTFIILKAIDFTIGLRVSKEVEVEGLDINLHGETVHG; translated from the coding sequence ATGGCCCTTTCCCGTTCCCTCAAATATGCGGTGCCCGCCTTCATCGCTGCTGCATTGCTGGCGATGCCGGCTCTCGCCCAGACAGCGGCCGCGCCGGCTGCGCCGAAGATCGATACTGGCGACACCGCCTGGATGCTGACTTCCACCGCGCTCGTCCTGATGATGACGATTCCCGGCCTCGCGCTCTTCTATGGCGGCATGGTCCGTGGGAAGAACGTCCTGGCGACGCTGGGCCAGAGCTTCGCCTGCACGGCCCTGATCACCGTGCTGTGGATGGTCATCGGCTACAGCCTCGCCTTCACGGACGGCGGTTCGCACCAGGCCTATTTCGGCGGCTTCAGCTACGCCCTGCTGCGCCCGATGGGTGTGAACGTCACCAGCGCGCTGGCGCCGACGATTCCTGAATCGGTCTATATGTGCTTCCAGATGACCTTCGCGATCATCACGCCGGCCCTGATCGCAGGCGCCTTCGCCGATCGCATGAAGTTCTCCGCCTTCCTGTGGTTCATGGGCCTGTGGCTGATCTTCGTCTACTGCCCGATCGCGCATTGGGTCTGGGGCGGCGGCCTGCTCGGCGGCGACGGCGTGCTCGACTATGCCGGCGGCACCGTCGTGCATCTGAACGCCGGTACGGCGGCCCTCGTGAGCTGCCTCGTCATCGGCAAGCGCGTCGGCTACGGCACCGAGAACATGGCGCCGCACAACCTCGTCCTCAGCCTCATCGGCGCTTCGCTGCTGTGGGTGGGCTGGTTCGGCTTCAACGCCGGCTCCGCCGTTACCTCGAACGTCAATGCCGGCATGGCCATGGCCGCGACCCAGATCGCCACCGCCGCCGCGTCGCTCGCCTGGATGTTCATCGAATGGATCGTGGCCAAGAAGCCCTCGATCCTCGGCATGATCTCGGGCGCCGTCGCCGGCCTCGTGGCGATCACGCCGGCTTCCGGCTTCGTCGACCCGACCGGCGCGCTCTGCATCGGCGTCCTGGCCGGCATCGTCTGCTACTTCTCGGCAGTGTGGATGAAGCGCGGCTTCGGCTATGACGACGCGCTCGACGCCTGGGGCGTCCATGGCGTCGGCGGTGCGCTCGGTGCCATCCTGACGGGCGTGTTCGCGTCCAACGCGATCAATTCCGCCGGCAAGGGCTGGCTGATGGACGGCAATTTCGGGCAGATCGGCATCCAGGCGATCGGCGTCGTCTACACCTTCGTCTATTGCGCCATCGTCACCTTCATCATCCTCAAGGCCATCGACTTCACCATCGGCCTGCGGGTGAGCAAGGAAGTGGAAGTCGAAGGTCTCGACATCAACCTTCACGGTGAGACCGTCCACGGCTGA
- a CDS encoding ABC transporter substrate-binding protein encodes MKGKSFTERGSGLILDRRELMLGAAALGLSFGALGGVASAADAPKKGGTLRLGMEGGSASDSLDPRTYADSVPISFGYQIWNGLVEIDAAGNATGELLESWEAKPGAKEWIFNVRKGVTFHSGKTLDADDVIYSINLHRGDTKSAAKDLLSSITDVKKLSPTQIQITLSDGNIDLPYNLSDYHVLCVPNGFTDFSKPDGTGAFKLVSFEPGVRVLTKNTGNYWKPGRGNFDSIELQYIPDATARLQALLAGQVDAINRLDPKTVEILTASADTSVVQSKGTGNRFAFVALCDTDPYTNADLRWALKYGIDRKKIVDTIYQGYATIGNDTTISPSNKYYAKDVPQTLYDPDKALSYYKKAGSPKLELKVSEGAYSGATDAGVLYQEAMKQAGIDLTVTRVSGDGYWSNIWLKEPFCAVYWGGRPNVDLQLSQTFLSTANWNDTHWKRPEFDKVLTAARVEADEPKRMQMYAECQKMIHDDGGMVCYAVGDYLDGYSKKVMGTAPHARYDMCDQRIAEKGWFA; translated from the coding sequence ATGAAGGGTAAGAGCTTTACGGAGCGTGGTTCGGGGCTGATCCTCGACCGGCGCGAATTGATGTTGGGCGCCGCGGCGCTCGGGTTGAGCTTCGGCGCTCTGGGAGGAGTGGCATCGGCAGCGGACGCGCCCAAGAAGGGCGGCACGCTGCGCCTGGGCATGGAAGGCGGCTCGGCTTCGGACAGCCTCGATCCGCGCACCTATGCCGATTCCGTCCCGATCTCCTTCGGCTACCAGATCTGGAACGGTCTCGTCGAAATCGATGCGGCGGGCAATGCGACCGGCGAGCTGCTGGAAAGCTGGGAAGCCAAGCCCGGCGCCAAGGAGTGGATCTTCAATGTCCGCAAGGGCGTGACCTTCCATTCCGGCAAGACGCTCGACGCCGACGACGTGATCTATTCGATCAATCTCCACCGCGGCGACACCAAATCGGCGGCGAAGGATCTCCTCAGCTCCATCACCGACGTCAAGAAGCTCAGCCCGACGCAGATCCAGATCACGCTGAGCGACGGCAATATCGACCTTCCCTACAATCTCTCCGACTATCACGTCCTGTGCGTGCCGAACGGCTTCACCGACTTCTCCAAGCCCGACGGCACCGGCGCTTTCAAGCTGGTGAGCTTCGAGCCCGGCGTGCGCGTGCTGACCAAGAACACGGGCAATTACTGGAAGCCCGGCCGCGGCAATTTCGACTCGATCGAACTTCAATACATTCCGGATGCGACGGCGCGTCTCCAGGCGCTGCTGGCGGGCCAGGTCGACGCCATCAACCGCCTCGATCCCAAGACCGTCGAGATCCTCACGGCCTCCGCCGATACCAGCGTCGTGCAGAGCAAGGGCACCGGCAACCGCTTCGCCTTCGTGGCGCTGTGCGACACCGACCCCTACACCAACGCCGACCTGCGCTGGGCGCTGAAATACGGCATCGACCGCAAGAAGATCGTCGACACCATCTATCAGGGCTACGCCACCATCGGCAACGACACCACCATCTCGCCGTCCAACAAATACTATGCCAAGGACGTGCCGCAGACGCTGTACGACCCGGACAAGGCGCTGTCCTACTACAAGAAGGCCGGCAGCCCGAAGCTGGAGCTGAAAGTGTCGGAAGGCGCCTATAGCGGCGCGACCGATGCCGGCGTTCTCTACCAGGAAGCCATGAAGCAGGCCGGCATCGACCTCACCGTCACCCGCGTGTCCGGCGACGGCTACTGGTCCAACATCTGGCTGAAGGAGCCCTTCTGCGCCGTCTACTGGGGCGGCCGGCCGAACGTCGATCTCCAGCTGTCGCAGACCTTCCTGTCGACCGCCAACTGGAACGACACGCATTGGAAGCGTCCGGAGTTCGACAAGGTGCTGACGGCCGCCCGCGTCGAGGCCGACGAGCCCAAGCGCATGCAGATGTATGCCGAGTGCCAGAAGATGATCCACGACGACGGCGGCATGGTCTGCTACGCGGTCGGCGACTATCTCGACGGCTATTCCAAGAAGGTGATGGGTACCGCGCCCCACGCCCGCTACGACATGTGCGATCAGCGCATCGCGGAAAAGGGCTGGTTCGCCTGA